The proteins below come from a single Streptomyces tubercidicus genomic window:
- a CDS encoding methylated-DNA--[protein]-cysteine S-methyltransferase encodes MISPETTSITTSYTTFDSPLGELLLVGEESDTAPGGTALASLSMPQQRGVAVQPRWRHDPGRFAEAIRQLRGYFAGELVRFELEFRTTGTEFQERVWRALETIPYGATTTYGRLAEVLGVSRGDVRALGAAIGANPLLILRPCHRVIGADGTMRGYAAGVEAKIALLTHEGALQPTLI; translated from the coding sequence ATGATCTCTCCCGAGACGACCTCGATCACGACCAGCTACACCACCTTCGACAGCCCCCTCGGGGAGCTGCTGCTCGTCGGGGAGGAGTCTGACACCGCCCCTGGCGGTACCGCCCTGGCCTCCCTTTCCATGCCTCAGCAGCGGGGCGTCGCCGTACAGCCGCGCTGGCGGCACGACCCGGGCCGCTTTGCCGAGGCCATCCGTCAGCTCCGTGGCTACTTCGCCGGTGAGCTCGTCCGCTTCGAGCTGGAGTTCCGCACTACCGGTACGGAGTTCCAGGAGCGTGTCTGGCGAGCCCTGGAGACGATTCCGTACGGCGCTACGACCACATACGGGCGGCTGGCCGAGGTTCTCGGAGTGTCGCGGGGCGACGTACGGGCCCTGGGAGCCGCGATCGGGGCAAATCCTCTGCTGATCTTGCGGCCCTGCCATCGCGTGATCGGCGCGGACGGCACGATGCGCGGCTACGCGGCAGGCGTCGAAGCCAAAATTGCGCTGCTCACGCATGAGGGCGCCCTGCAACCCACCCTCATCTGA
- a CDS encoding DUF6296 family protein, translating to MDYPESYELVFQAPAVEDDVVIVHRTERAGAGGYPVYEDESGIVRAEISDRGEVRMLASGGHQMLRTPMLARPLTP from the coding sequence ATGGATTACCCGGAGAGCTATGAGCTGGTATTTCAAGCTCCTGCAGTGGAGGACGACGTAGTGATCGTCCATCGCACCGAGCGGGCGGGAGCGGGCGGGTATCCGGTCTACGAAGATGAGTCGGGGATCGTACGCGCAGAGATCAGTGACCGGGGCGAGGTCCGCATGCTGGCCAGCGGCGGGCATCAGATGCTCCGCACGCCGATGCTGGCCCGCCCCCTCACCCCGTGA
- a CDS encoding DUF2277 domain-containing protein, producing MCRSIKTLRPPATPEVTDEDIRAAALQYVRKVSGFRAPAAHNREVFDQAVDTVAAATQELLDGLQIRGSAARHHTHS from the coding sequence ATGTGCCGCAGCATCAAGACGCTCCGTCCGCCCGCCACCCCCGAGGTCACCGACGAGGACATCCGGGCCGCGGCCTTGCAGTACGTCCGCAAGGTTTCCGGATTCCGCGCCCCGGCCGCACACAACCGCGAGGTGTTCGACCAGGCCGTGGACACCGTGGCGGCCGCGACCCAGGAACTTCTCGACGGCCTCCAGATCCGCGGTTCCGCCGCCCGCCACCACACGCACTCCTGA
- a CDS encoding cytochrome P450 family protein: MAEIVDLGAYGKDFITNPYPYYAKLRAQGPVHRVRVPYGQEAWLVVGHQAVRAALSDARLNKNWRNAGLQSDPGEESPLFTNMLDSDPPQHTRLRKLVAKEFTPRRVEALRPRVQQITDELLETMLAAPEGRADLVEALAFPLPMTVICELLGVPAMDRAAFRAWSNEIITPTGEQSAQEAVVAMSGYLVDLIESKRNAPGDGLLSALIRTSDEDGDQLSRDELVGTAFLLLVAGHETTVSLLTNGVRALLQHPAQLAALQADFSLLDNAVEEMLRYDGPVTTATWRFTGEPVEIGGTVIPAGETVVIALAAASRDQEHFAAADDFDITRDARGHTAFGHGIHFCLGAPLARLEARVAIRSLLERCPDLAMDVDFDDLVWRTGMLIRGTEQLPVRWKS, from the coding sequence ATGGCGGAGATTGTCGATCTGGGGGCCTACGGCAAGGACTTCATCACGAATCCTTACCCGTACTACGCCAAGCTGCGCGCCCAGGGGCCCGTACACCGGGTACGCGTCCCCTACGGGCAGGAAGCATGGCTGGTCGTAGGGCATCAAGCGGTCAGAGCCGCGCTCAGCGACGCCCGCCTCAACAAGAACTGGCGCAATGCCGGGCTGCAGAGCGACCCGGGCGAAGAGTCGCCCCTGTTCACGAACATGCTGGACTCGGACCCGCCCCAGCACACCCGGCTGCGGAAGCTGGTGGCGAAGGAATTCACGCCCCGTCGCGTCGAGGCACTACGCCCACGGGTGCAGCAGATCACCGACGAGCTGCTGGAGACGATGCTGGCCGCCCCGGAGGGCCGTGCCGACCTGGTGGAGGCCCTCGCCTTTCCGCTGCCCATGACGGTCATCTGCGAGCTGCTCGGCGTCCCCGCCATGGACCGGGCGGCCTTCCGTGCCTGGTCGAACGAGATCATCACTCCGACTGGTGAGCAGTCTGCGCAAGAGGCCGTTGTGGCGATGTCCGGCTACCTCGTCGACCTCATCGAAAGCAAGCGCAATGCTCCCGGCGACGGCCTGCTCAGTGCGCTGATCCGCACCAGCGACGAGGACGGCGACCAGCTCTCCCGTGACGAGCTGGTCGGCACGGCCTTCCTACTGCTGGTCGCGGGCCATGAGACGACCGTCAGTCTCCTGACAAATGGCGTACGCGCGCTGCTGCAGCACCCTGCCCAACTGGCGGCCCTGCAAGCCGACTTCTCCCTGCTCGACAACGCCGTCGAGGAGATGCTGCGCTACGACGGCCCGGTGACGACGGCCACTTGGCGCTTCACCGGGGAGCCGGTCGAGATCGGTGGCACAGTGATCCCCGCCGGCGAGACCGTGGTGATCGCGCTGGCTGCCGCCTCCCGGGACCAGGAACACTTCGCCGCCGCCGATGACTTCGACATCACCCGCGACGCTCGCGGCCACACCGCCTTCGGCCACGGCATCCACTTCTGCCTCGGCGCCCCACTGGCTCGACTGGAGGCCCGAGTTGCCATCCGCTCCCTCTTGGAACGCTGCCCCGACCTCGCCATGGACGTCGACTTCGACGACCTCGTCTGGCGCACCGGGATGCTCATCCGGGGGACGGAGCAACTGCCGGTGCGCTGGAAGAGCTAG
- a CDS encoding chitinase has protein sequence MRSRIAALLSAATVVVGVALVVPTMPAAAATGCSDCVAAPAGADARAEGFVVSEAQFNQMFPNRNAFYTYSGLTAALSAYPEFANTGSDTVKRQEAAAFLANVSHETGGLVHVVEQNTENYPHYCDATQPYGCPAGQAAYYGRGPIQLSWNFNYKAAGDALGIDLLHNPYLVEQDAAVAWKTALWYWNTQTGPGTMTPHQAMVSGAGFGETIRSINGSLECNGGNPGQVQSRINNYQSFVQILGTTPGDNLSC, from the coding sequence ATGAGGTCACGTATTGCCGCGCTGCTGAGTGCCGCGACCGTAGTCGTGGGCGTAGCGCTCGTCGTGCCGACGATGCCGGCGGCTGCTGCGACGGGCTGTTCCGACTGTGTCGCGGCCCCGGCCGGCGCCGACGCCCGAGCCGAGGGATTCGTCGTCAGCGAGGCGCAGTTCAACCAGATGTTCCCGAACCGGAATGCGTTCTATACGTACAGCGGGCTGACCGCCGCCCTCAGTGCCTATCCGGAGTTCGCGAACACCGGGAGCGACACCGTGAAGCGTCAGGAGGCCGCGGCCTTCCTCGCGAACGTCAGCCACGAGACCGGCGGCCTCGTCCATGTGGTCGAGCAGAACACCGAGAACTATCCCCACTACTGCGACGCCACCCAGCCGTACGGGTGCCCCGCAGGCCAGGCTGCCTACTACGGCCGCGGGCCCATCCAGCTCAGCTGGAACTTCAACTACAAGGCAGCGGGCGATGCGCTCGGCATCGACCTGCTGCACAACCCCTACTTGGTGGAGCAGGACGCCGCCGTCGCCTGGAAGACCGCCCTCTGGTACTGGAACACCCAGACGGGGCCGGGCACCATGACCCCGCACCAGGCGATGGTCAGCGGCGCCGGTTTCGGCGAGACCATCCGCAGCATCAACGGCTCCCTTGAGTGCAACGGCGGCAACCCCGGCCAGGTGCAGAGCCGGATCAATAACTACCAGAGCTTTGTACAGATCCTGGGGACCACACCCGGCGACAATTTGAGCTGCTGA
- a CDS encoding serine hydrolase domain-containing protein, producing MPVTTRRRHLRLAGTATAALLTLSIPTAASAATAPTMHASNATTTGAAGRSPEADHRSGVDRPALDATLKAVHDAGMYGAYSAVRNGSAAWQGASGVADVDTGRPTTPRMRHRIGSITKTFTSVAVLQEVGKGHIELDAPIGRYLPDLVPGERGRTITVRMLLNHTSGIGDYGPAIFATADSIEGNRFHQFDPRELARLGLKAKPLGKPGQAHHYSNTNYVLAGLLLQKVTGTPPEAYITEHVIRKAGLRHTYFPRSAYLTGPHAKMYEAAHGGFNPPRDFSVYNASWAGTAGSLVSTMPDLNHFYRALLGGELLAPAQLRQMKTTVPIEGSRLRYGLGLFTQHLPCGEFWGHDGLVLGAMTLSMTSADGQRQISLGINLTRYQKLDAHGVPQPGPIDAALEAHIAQALCGTRDSLLPGPTDPNPLNSLLLAPQEYPLPVRHQ from the coding sequence ATGCCCGTTACCACCCGTCGCCGGCACCTGCGGCTGGCCGGGACCGCCACCGCCGCCTTACTCACGCTGTCGATCCCCACCGCCGCCTCAGCCGCCACGGCGCCGACCATGCACGCAAGCAATGCCACCACCACCGGGGCTGCCGGCCGGTCCCCTGAGGCCGACCACCGGTCCGGCGTCGACCGGCCGGCCCTGGACGCGACGCTCAAAGCCGTCCATGACGCAGGGATGTATGGCGCCTACTCTGCGGTGCGGAATGGCTCCGCGGCGTGGCAGGGCGCTTCGGGGGTCGCCGACGTCGACACGGGTCGCCCCACCACTCCGCGGATGCGGCACCGGATCGGCAGCATCACCAAGACCTTCACCTCGGTCGCCGTCCTCCAGGAGGTCGGCAAGGGCCACATCGAGCTCGACGCTCCGATAGGCCGCTATCTGCCCGACCTCGTCCCCGGGGAACGCGGCCGGACCATCACCGTCCGGATGCTGCTGAACCACACCAGCGGTATCGGCGATTACGGCCCGGCGATCTTCGCCACAGCGGACAGCATCGAAGGCAACCGTTTCCACCAGTTCGATCCCCGGGAATTGGCCCGCCTGGGGCTGAAGGCAAAGCCGTTGGGTAAACCGGGCCAGGCTCACCACTACTCCAACACCAATTACGTGCTCGCGGGTCTCCTTCTGCAGAAGGTCACCGGTACGCCGCCGGAGGCGTATATCACCGAGCACGTCATCCGGAAGGCAGGGCTCCGGCACACATACTTCCCGCGATCCGCCTACCTCACCGGGCCGCACGCCAAGATGTACGAGGCCGCGCATGGCGGGTTCAACCCACCGCGGGACTTCAGCGTCTACAACGCGTCCTGGGCCGGAACGGCAGGCTCACTGGTCTCGACCATGCCCGATTTGAACCACTTCTACCGGGCTCTGCTGGGTGGCGAATTGCTCGCCCCGGCCCAGCTGCGGCAGATGAAGACCACGGTGCCCATCGAGGGCAGCAGGCTGCGCTACGGCCTGGGCCTGTTCACGCAGCACCTGCCGTGCGGAGAGTTCTGGGGGCACGACGGCCTGGTGCTGGGGGCCATGACCTTGTCCATGACCAGCGCGGACGGCCAACGGCAAATATCCCTCGGCATCAATTTGACGCGTTATCAAAAGCTCGATGCGCACGGCGTTCCCCAGCCCGGCCCGATAGATGCCGCCCTGGAGGCGCACATAGCGCAGGCGTTGTGCGGGACGCGTGACAGCCTGCTCCCGGGTCCGACCGACCCGAACCCACTCAACTCACTCCTGCTCGCTCCACAGGAATATCCGCTCCCGGTGCGCCACCAGTAA
- a CDS encoding alpha-ketoglutarate-dependent dioxygenase AlkB family protein: MAPGAVHVPGWLSMAQQRELVTACRGWARGPAPIRHTKLPRGGVMSVQTVCIGWHWQPYAYTRTADDVNGARVADFPPWMVELGRRALVDAYQDSGAGEGYTPDTALINFYDAQAKLGMHQDKEERSGAPVVSLSIGDTCVFRFGNAETRTKPYTDVELASGDLFVFGGPSRFAYHGVPKVRPGTGDPASGLAGGRLNITMRVTGLRAVP, from the coding sequence ATCGCCCCAGGCGCCGTCCACGTACCCGGCTGGCTGAGCATGGCGCAGCAGCGTGAGCTGGTCACCGCGTGCCGCGGCTGGGCGCGTGGCCCGGCCCCGATTCGGCACACCAAGCTCCCGCGCGGCGGCGTGATGTCCGTCCAGACGGTGTGCATCGGCTGGCACTGGCAGCCGTACGCGTACACCCGCACCGCCGACGATGTGAATGGCGCCCGGGTGGCCGATTTTCCGCCTTGGATGGTCGAGTTGGGACGCCGCGCGCTGGTCGACGCGTATCAGGACTCCGGTGCGGGTGAGGGCTACACACCGGACACCGCACTGATCAACTTCTACGATGCCCAGGCGAAGCTCGGTATGCATCAGGACAAGGAAGAGCGTTCCGGCGCCCCGGTCGTCTCCCTCAGCATCGGCGACACCTGCGTCTTCCGGTTCGGCAACGCCGAGACGCGGACCAAGCCGTACACCGATGTCGAGCTGGCCTCCGGTGACCTCTTCGTCTTCGGCGGGCCGTCCCGGTTCGCCTACCACGGCGTGCCCAAGGTCCGGCCCGGCACCGGCGACCCGGCCTCCGGTCTGGCCGGCGGCCGCCTCAACATCACGATGCGGGTGACCGGACTAAGGGCTGTCCCGTAA
- a CDS encoding VOC family protein: MMTERPRISLATVVLDCPDAHALAYFYRQLLGWEVKYSEPDWVLLRCPDGGIGLSFQSEPGYQAPVWPEQPEEQQKMLHLDLRVDDLHDAEAFAVALGARRATFQPQDDVRVFLDPAGHPFCLFLH, translated from the coding sequence ATGATGACTGAGCGACCTCGGATTTCGCTTGCGACGGTGGTCTTGGACTGCCCGGACGCTCATGCGCTTGCGTACTTCTACCGACAACTGCTCGGCTGGGAGGTGAAATACAGCGAACCGGACTGGGTCCTGCTTCGTTGCCCGGACGGCGGTATCGGGCTCTCCTTCCAGTCCGAGCCCGGATATCAGGCCCCCGTATGGCCGGAACAGCCCGAGGAGCAGCAGAAGATGCTCCATCTCGACCTCCGCGTTGATGATCTTCACGACGCCGAGGCGTTTGCGGTCGCGCTGGGAGCGCGGCGCGCCACGTTCCAGCCGCAGGACGATGTCCGGGTGTTCCTTGATCCGGCGGGGCATCCGTTCTGCCTCTTCCTCCATTGA
- a CDS encoding aspartate/glutamate racemase family protein translates to MKTIGLLGGMSWESTAEYYRLLNELTRERLGGLHSARCVLYSVDFAEIERLQVEGRWDEAGEVLADAAQALESAGADMVLICTNTMHKVADQVAAAVTVPLLHLADTTADAVRASGLRRVGLLGTAFTMEQDFYRGRLESHGLDVLIPDAAGRSTVHRVIYEELCLGIVQEESRQSFMAVIRDLVAAGAEGIVLGCTEIELLIGPEHSPVPVFPTTRLHAEAAVTRALTDAV, encoded by the coding sequence ATGAAGACGATCGGGCTGCTCGGAGGCATGAGCTGGGAGTCCACCGCGGAGTACTACCGGCTGCTGAACGAGTTGACGCGCGAGCGTCTTGGCGGCCTGCACTCCGCTCGGTGCGTGCTCTACTCCGTAGATTTCGCGGAGATCGAACGGCTGCAGGTCGAAGGGCGCTGGGATGAGGCCGGGGAGGTTCTCGCCGACGCTGCCCAGGCGCTGGAGTCGGCCGGTGCGGACATGGTGCTGATCTGCACCAACACCATGCACAAGGTCGCCGACCAGGTTGCCGCCGCCGTCACCGTCCCGCTGCTGCACCTCGCCGACACCACGGCCGACGCCGTCCGTGCGAGCGGCCTGCGCCGTGTTGGACTGCTGGGCACCGCGTTCACCATGGAGCAGGACTTCTACCGAGGCCGGCTGGAAAGCCATGGGCTGGACGTGCTCATCCCGGATGCCGCCGGGCGCAGCACCGTCCATCGCGTGATCTACGAGGAGCTGTGCCTCGGTATCGTCCAAGAGGAATCCCGGCAGTCCTTCATGGCTGTCATCAGGGACCTCGTCGCCGCCGGAGCCGAGGGCATCGTGTTGGGCTGCACGGAGATCGAGCTGCTCATCGGGCCGGAGCACAGCCCGGTCCCGGTCTTTCCCACCACACGGCTGCATGCCGAAGCGGCCGTCACCCGCGCTCTCACCGACGCTGTGTAG